In the genome of Nycticebus coucang isolate mNycCou1 chromosome 12, mNycCou1.pri, whole genome shotgun sequence, the window GAAAGGTTGGTGTTGCCTATTACCTTTGTCTAATCAAATATGGTggactttcattttcatttaaaattccaGCGTTTCCTTTGAGGCATGTTGTACCAAGCTGGGCTAGataactcactttttttttccccttcccttctttatCTTCCTTTTCGTTTTTTTTCCTCCAGCTGTGCTTCCTGTGTCTTCAGCTTTGAGTGTCACTGCTGCCTTAGGGCAGCCTCTACCTACTCTTCCCTCTCCTCATTCCCTGACCCCCCAACAAAGCCCTTTGGCAACTGCTAACCAGCCTCCcccattcccttctccctccGCTGTTGCCCCTAACCATTCTGAAATTCCTTTTCCCCAGTCATCCTCTGGAACAGCCCTGCCTTTGAGCAATGCCTCTGATACCCCAACTTTCCTACCACACCTAATAGGACCTCCCATCTCCCCAGCTGCCTTAGCTCTGGCCTCTCCCATGATAGCTCCAACTCTGAAAGGGGCCCATTCCACTTCAGCTCCCTTGGCTCTGGTTGCCTTAGCTCCTCACTCAGTTCAAAAGAGTTCTGCTTTTCCACCTAACCCTCTTAGTTCACCTCCTTCAGTTGCTGTAGCTGAGTCAGGATCAGTGATATCTCCATCACCTCCCACTGTTCCCTCAGAACAGCCTTCTATTCACGTTCCCTCCCAGGTAGTCCCTGATGCAGAAGGTACCCCAAGTCCTCCAGGTAGAGTCAGTGTTGTTCCTTCCCACCTTGTAACGGCCTCTTTTCAATCTGGAGTATCCTCCTGTCCTCAGACACCACCTACACCCACCACTACCCTAGCCATTACTTCCCTTCAGGTCAAAGGTATCCCCATTCCCTTAACTACTTCTCCACAAAACTCAGGATGCATCAACCTAAAGGAGCCTGTTAGTCTACCTGCTGCCTTATCTCTTTCAACCCAGTCAATGCCTATAATGACCTCTTCTCAAAAGACTGTAGCTCCCAACATTCTCCCAATTGTTTCTGCTTCTTTGGGCTCTCATCTTGCACCTTTACAACAGAGTTCCTTTGGTTCTGTCCAACCTCTAGGTCAGACAAGTCCTAGTCCATCAGATCCTACAATAAATACTATTTCTGTAGATCATTCTTCCATGGGGCCCTCTTATCCTTCTCAGAGATCTGAagtccttccccttccttccagaAGTGAGGTAGTTCCTGCTACTGTGGCTACTTTTCCTCTGGCTCCATCTGTTGGCAAAGGCCATTCTACCATCACTAGCATAATACCCCATAATTCTTCTGGTTCCTCAAATATATCTCCTAGAGCATCTCTCATTCGCAAAAGCTCCCCTAACCCTGCTACTCATCCTTTGGTAGCCCATAGTCCTACTTCTCCAGAAAGTCCTGGCTTGAAAGAAACTCCTGTTTCTTCTGTTGGAACCACCCCACTTGTGATGACTAACCCCTCTACAATGTCTACAGCATCTATTGAGGTAGCTGTTTGTGTCTCTCCAGTTTCATCAGGTCTCAAAGATAGTAAAGAACAAACTTCCCCTACTGCCTTAGTTATGACAACTTTGGCACCCAAAGATCTTCCTACTCAAGTAGCAACCACTCTAGGGACACTAGTTCCTCCTTTGCCAGACCCTGAAGACCTCAAAAAAGTTCCCACTTCAGTATTGGTAAAATTCCCAACTCAAAAAGATCTCCCGGCTATACCTACCACTTCCATTTCTCCAGCCCAAGCAGGACTCCCTACTAAGAAAGACCCTACTGTGCCACAATTGACTTTGGCAGCCCCTAAAAATTCCCCCTGTCCCCAAAATACATCATCTCTTGAAATGTCTCCTGAAGGTGCCCCAGCAAAGAAAAGCCTTGCAGGGCCTCTTCCTTTAGGTAAGCTGGGCAGTCCTACTCCCTCTCCTCTGGGTGTTAACTCCCCAGCCTCTGTAATCAGTGCAAACCCTTATGCAAGCCCAGACCCCCAAAGCCTCAAAAGTTCTCTCACCACCACAGTAGAGGCTGCATTTCCTTTAGAAAGTGCTGACCCTGCTGGGGTAGCTCCTGCAACTGTCAAAGGCACTTCAACTCTTTCAACTACAGCTACCTCTTTTCTAGAAGGAACTGCCTCTTTAGCTTCTAAAAATCACCCAGTTAAGAGTACTAACACACTTACTACTTTACCTTTAATTGCTACAGACTCTGAAAGTTGCCCTATGGCTACAACTACCTTAGCACTGGCTTCTGAGATTCCCAGGTCTGtgccttctccttctcttcccccaGCTGGGACTCCTTCGGGTGCTAAGAAAATTGATGGTATTTTTCATACCTCAGCATTGGCATCTGTCACTTCCTCTCTTGAAGAGTACCCAACTGAGGACTCTGGTGCTTCTGGTACTGCTTCTTCCAGAGGAACTCTGGCTGACCTAGCTGAGTCCTCATCTTCTTTAGGGATTAGTGTGTTTCCTCAGACTAAAAGACCTCCAACCAAGGAGGTTTCTGCTTTCCCTGATGCTTCCATTGGAAATCTCTCATCCCTTAATTGTCCAGTTGCGGGGTCCTTTCTTCCAGTGACCAGTCTGTATTTTCAAAGCCCTAAAGACTCACCAACCAAGAAAAATCCTCTTACTCCTACATCTCCCCAAGGGGCCCCTACACCCTCAAGTGTGACTCCTCCCTCTCCCAAAGAGGGCCCAGCTATGCCATCCTCTAAAAGGGCCCCCATTTCTCCAACAGTAACTCCACTGTCCCCCACAGTGGGCCTCACTACCCCAGCAGTGATTCCTCTCTCCCCCAAAGAGGCCCCAGCAATCCCAGTACCCAAAGAAGGTCCTGTTACCAAATCCTCCAAAGGGGAGCCCACTCCCCCAGCAACCTCAGTACCCAAAGGAGGCCCAGCTACCCCATCTTCCAAAGAGGATCCCCCAGTGGTGACTCCTCCATCCATAAAAGTCTCAGCACCCAAAGGAGGCCCAGCCACCCCATCCTCCAAAGGGGAGCCCACTCCCCCAGCAGTGACTCCTCCTTGCCCCAAAGAGGCCCCAGCACCCAAAGGAAGCCTAGTGATTTCATCCTCCAAAGGGGAGCCCACTCCCACAGTGGTAACTTCTCCCCCCCACCGAAAGACCCCAGCACAACCAGCACCCAAAGGAGACCCAGCCACCCCATCCTCCAAAGGGGAGCCCAGTTCCCCAGTGGTAACTCCTCCCTCACCCAGAAAGACCCCAGCACCCAAAAGAGGCCTAGCTGCTCCATCCTCTAGAGAGGATCCCACTCCCCCAGTGGTGACTCCTCCCTCCAAAAACACCCCAGCACCCAAAGGAGGTCCAGCCACCCCATCCTCCAAAGGGGAGCCCATTCACCCAACAGtgactcctccctccccccaaaagaccTCAGCATCCCCAGTACCTAAAGGAGACTCGGCCATTTCATCCTCCAAAGGGGCACCCACTCCCCCAGTGGTGACTCCTCCTTCCCCCAAAAAGACCCCAGCAACCTCAGTACCTAGAGGAGGCCCAGATACCCCATCCTCCAAAGAGGATCCCACTCCCCCAGTGGTGACTCCTCCCTCCATAAAAGCCCTGGCACCCAAAGGAGGCCCAGCCACCCTATCCTCCAGAGGGGAGCCCACTCCCCCAGCAGTGACTCCTCTCTCCCCCCAAAAGACTCCAGCAACCTCAGTACCCAAAGGAGGCCCAGCTACCCCATCCTCCAAAAAGGATCCCACTCCCCCAGTGATGACTCCTCCCTCCATAAAAGCCCCGGCACCCAAAGGAGGCCCAGCCACCCCAACCAAAGGGGAGCCCACTCCCCCAGCAGTGACTCCTCTCTCCCCCCAAAAGACCCCAGCAACCTCAGTACCCAAAGGAGGCCCAGCTACCCCATCCTCCAAAAAGGATCCCACTCCCCCAGTGATGACTCCTCCCTCCATAAAAGCCCCGGCACCCAAAGGAGGCCCAGCCACCCCATCCAAAGGGGAGCCTACTCCTCCAGCAGtgactcctccctcccccaaaaagGCCGCAGCATCTCCAGGACCCAAAGGAGACTCAGCCACTCCATCTTTCAAAGGGGAGCCCACTTCCCCAGTGATGactcttccctccccccaaaagactCCAGCAATATCAGCACCCAAAAGAGGTTCAGCCACCCCATCCTCCAAAGAGGAGCCCAGTTCCCCAATGGTAACTCCTTCCTCACCTACAAAGACCCCAGCACCCAAAAGGGGCCCAGCTACCCCATCCTCCAGAGAGGATCCCACTCCCCCAGTGGCGACTCCTCCCTCCAAAAAAGCCGCAGCACACAAAGGAGACCCAGCCACCCAATCCAAAGGGGAGCCCACTCCCCCAGTGGtgactcctccctcccccagacaGGCTCTAGCACCCAAAGGAGGCCAAGCCACCCCATCTTCCAAAGGTGATCCCACTCCCCCAGTGATGACTCCTCCTTCCCCCCCAAAGGCCCCAGCAACCCCAGTACCCAAAGGAAGGTCAGTCACTCCTTCCCCCAAAAAGGCCCCAGCACCCAAAGGAGGCCCTGTTACCCTATCTTTCAAAGGGGAGCCCCTTCCCCCGATAGTGACTCCGCCCTCCTCCGAAAAGGCCCCAGCAACCTCAGCACTCAAAGGAGGCCCAGCTACCCCATCCTCCAAAGAGGATACCACTCCTCTAGTGATGACTTCTCACTCCAAAAAAGCCTCAGCACCCAAAGGAGGCCAAGCCACCCCATCCAAAGGGGAGCCCACTCTGCCAGCAGTGACTCCTCCCTCCGCCAAAGAAGCTCCAGCACCCAAAGGTGGCTCAACCACCCTATCCTCCAAAGGGGATCCCACTCCCCCAATAGTGACTCCCTCTCCCAAAAAGGCCCCAGCACCAAAAGGAGGCTCAGTTAACCCATCCTTCAAAGGGGATCCCTCTCTCTCAGCAGTGAGTACTATCTCCCCTAAAGGGACCTCCACTCCCCCAGCTATGACTCCTCCCTCCCCTAAAAAGGCTCCAGGTTCCCCATCCTCCAAAGGGGATCCCAATCCCCTAGCACCTAAAGGTGGTCCTATTACCCCATCCTCCATAGGGGATCTCACTGCCCCAGCAGTGACTCCCTCCCCCAAAAAGGTCCCAGCATCCATAAGAGATCCAACCACTCCCTCCAAAGGGGATCCCAGTACTCCAACAGTgattcctccctcccccaaagaGTTCCCAGCACCAAGAGAAACCCCAGTTAACCCATCCTCCAAAGGGGATCTTACTACTCCAGTGACTCCCTACCCCCAAAAGGTCCCAGCACCCATAGGAGATTCAACCACTCCCTCCAAAGAGGATCCCAGTCCTCCAACAatgattcctccttcccccaaaGAGTTCCCAGCACGCCAAGAAAGCCCATCTTTGGGTCTTACCCCATCCTCCAAAGGGGCCCTTACTCCCCTAGCTGTGATTCCTCCCTCCTCCAAAGAGGCCCAGGCAACTCCAGCCCTCAAAGGGGCTTCCACTCCCCCAGTTATGACTCCTCCCAAAAAGATCCCCTCCCCCAAAGGTACTTCATCCAAAGAGGCTCCCACTCCTCCAGCTCTTACTCCTATCTCTCACAAAGGGGCCCCATCCTCCAAAGAGGGCCATATTCCCTCAGCCATGACTTATCCCTCACCCAAAGGGATCCGAGCTTCCCTGTCCCCCAAAGAGGCCCCTATTTCCCCACTTGTGACTTCTTTCTCCTCTAAAGACCCCCCTACCTCCTCAGCTTCAGTAACATGTACCCTGGGGTCTGTTGCCCCTCAGGCATCTAAAGCGCTTCCATCAAAGGGACCCGCAGCTGTCAAAGAAGCACTTATTGCCCCAGCTCCCACTCAGAAAGGTGCACAGGCCAAGAAGAGTGCTCCTTTGTCTCCTGTGTGCCCAGATCCCTCAACTAAGAATGGTTCCAGAGGACCCCTTTCCACAGTGGCTCCAGCCCCTCTACTCATAGTCCCTGCTCAGAAAGGCTCTTCAAAGACTGCAGAAGCTCTCCCTGTTTCTCCTGGGAAAGGCAAAGATTCTGTTCATTCCCCAGTGGGCCCCTTGGCTCCTCCTGAGTCTAAGGCATCTACCCCTCTGGCAGCAGCTGCCTCTGAAAATGTCTTTCCTAAAACTGGATTACCGTCTGTCTCCCCAGCACCTACCCCACCAGCCTCTCTGCCTCTCACTCCCACCCCAGTTCCCCCTCTGCTTCCTAAACAGCAATTTCTGCCGTCCTCAACTGGGCTGGTGCTGGAATCATCCTCTAAGCCCCTAGCCCCTGCTGATGAGGATGAGCTGCCGCCTCTGATTCCCCCGGAACCAATCTCTGGGGAAGTGCCTTTCCAGTCGGTCCTCGTCAACATGCCCACCCCCAAACCTGCTGGAATCCCTGCCCCAACCCTCTCTGGCAAGCAGCCTGTTCTGAAGAACAACAAGGGTATTTGCCTTGGTTTGCTGTGTGCATGGTGTGTTGCCCACACCCCTCTTGGGGGCTACCCACCAATACTAACCCTAGGATGCGCCGCTTTCTCCAGTGTACCTGCTTGTATTTGAACATAGAATGATAATTTTACATGCAAAAGTTCTAGGAATATGAAACTAAATCTTGGTTTTCATCACCTCAGATACCACCTTGTTACATTTGGTGTAATGTGACCCAGACTAAACCCTGGTTCTGCCATCTTTTTCACGTAACCAATCTGACCTTGAAAACCAAGATCTAACAGACCTTTAATTTGCTCTAATCCTTACCACCATCACTAACCTTGTCCCTGGGCCTGGGATTTGctaaaaatattggaaaatctAGAGcgatatttgtcttttctttttcacttcttaGTAATGACCAGTTGCCCAGGAACTTCCTTAAAGATGTAGAGACCTATTTTTTCCTAGCCTAAAGGGTGTGGGTATATGCTTTTTTTCTCCTCAGTAGTCTTTATTGATGCTTGGCCTTTGAATTAAGAGAAACATAAAATACTTATGTTTGGAAGAGGTAGGGGAAATCACAGTATCTAGTAGAGAAAGTGTCTAATGCAGCTGTAGGTTGACAGTCACTGAGAATCTTCTAACTGTATTGATTAGATCAAATTGTTGGGTGAATGGGTTTGAAAGTAAGCCTGTGTGTGTACACAACTGCTTTTGGCCTTCTCCAACCCAGTTTAAAGGATAAGGGAAACATCCTGCCTTTTGTGCCTCtacaatgtgtttgtttttttcacttaaaaacacCTTTTCTGGGATGGTTGGGTTAGTGGGTAAAATTAGGAGTTATAATATGTGGGTCATTGGTGTTTGCCTCTGCCAAGAAATGAAGACCTTGAAGGAAAGAAAGCAGTTACGGTACATGAACTGCTCATTTATACCTAGTGGTTACCACTCATATCTGGggctgaggcttttttttttttttccagtttttggccagagctaggtttgaacccaccacctccagcatatgagactggtgccctattcctttgagccacaggtgccgccctggggcTGGGTCTTTAATAGATGTGTACACACTAGTTAGTGACAAAGGGTAGGACTGTAGCTGGCTTCAAAAGCCAGTTGGGTGGCCTAACATTCATTCTGTTAGGTCTAGCATAAGATATTAACTGCTAGCCCAGGCAAGCCATGGTAAGATACCGCTTCCTTACTATCTCTACTATAAAATATTGAATGTTTGTCATCTTAGGGTCTGGAACAGAATCTGACAGTGATGAATCAGTACCAGAGCTAGAGGAACAAGATTCCACACAGGCAACCACACAGCAAGCGCAGGTCAGTGTTCTCTTTatctctgttttgtttgtttgtttgtttgttttttaagagatggggtctcactatgttgcccaggctggagagcagtggctattcacaggcgcaATCCCACTACAGATCAGCACGGGAGCTCTGACCTGCTCCGTTTCTGACTTGGgccagttcacccctccttaggcaacctggtggccccTTCCTCccgggaggtcaccatattgatgccgaaCATAGTGTGGACACCCGATCAGCATAGCGTACTACAGCCcggaactcctggctcaagcattgctcctgtctcagcctcctgagtagctgggactacaggcatgtgccaccgcaCCTGGCAGTATTCTCTTACTAACTGTTACTTGGGCCAAGGGGATGAGGTTGATTAGAGCTGACTTTCCTATTTtggtttttggggggttttgtttgttttttttttttttttctttttgttttgtgtttttgacagaggctcattatgtcgccctcggtagagtattgtgtcacagcttacagcaacctcaagcccaactcttgggcttaagcgattctcttgcctcagcctcccgagtacctgggactacaggtgcctgccacaacacccaactatttttttttattgttgttgttgttgtttagcaggcctgggtcaggttcaaacccaccagcttgagtgcatgtggctggcgccctaaccacggAGCAATGGGCGCCAAGCTTAACTTTCCTATTTTGAATTGTGGCCCTTAACAAACGGAAACCCGCATGGAGATTGTGGTATGCAGATGTCAATTTCCAGTTAACTCAAAGCTGTTTTATCTTATTAGCTGGCAGCAGCAGCTGAAATTGATGAAGAACCAGTCAGTAAAGCAAAACAGAGTCGGAGTGAAAAGAAGGCACGGAAGGTGAGATTTTTTACGTTAAAACAAGAATTGAAGGTTCTGATGAAGCAGATTCAGGGAGTAGAATACCTATATTGGAACTCTTGTAGTAGAATCCTGTTCAGTTAAAGTAGAAGTTACTATGGCAGAAAACTCAGGTGTTCTAAAAACTGCTTCtccttaattgttttgttttatttggaaacagagtcttgctttgtcgcccttggtagagtgcctcggtatcacagcccacagcaacctcaaactcttgggctcaagcgattctcttgcctcagcctcccaagtagctaggactacaggcacccgccataacatccagctattttgttgttgtcattgttgtttagctggcccaggccaggttcaaacctgccagccctggtgtatgaggccagcgccctagcctgagctacaggtgcctggggtttgggggagggtagggtttgtttgtttgttttttgtgacagtctcactatgtcacccttggtagtatgctgtagtgtcacaactcacagcaacctgaaaatcTTGGGCCTTAACGATTctgttgcctgagcctcccaagtagctgggactataggtgcccaccacaatgcccagctatttttttttgttgttgttgttactgtttagCAGAcgtgggctgggtttaaacccaccagccccagtgcatatggcCAGCGCTGTAATggctgagctatgggtaccaagcccaCCACtctgtcttgctctggctcaggctggctaGAACCTgggagcttaggcagtccacccacctcaacctcccagagtgctaagat includes:
- the NACA gene encoding nascent polypeptide-associated complex subunit alpha isoform X2 — its product is MPGEATETVPATEQELPQPQAETAVLPVSSALSVTAALGQPLPTLPSPHSLTPQQSPLATANQPPPFPSPSAVAPNHSEIPFPQSSSGTALPLSNASDTPTFLPHLIGPPISPAALALASPMIAPTLKGAHSTSAPLALVALAPHSVQKSSAFPPNPLSSPPSVAVAESGSVISPSPPTVPSEQPSIHVPSQVVPDAEGTPSPPGRVSVVPSHLVTASFQSGVSSCPQTPPTPTTTLAITSLQVKGIPIPLTTSPQNSGCINLKEPVSLPAALSLSTQSMPIMTSSQKTVAPNILPIVSASLGSHLAPLQQSSFGSVQPLGQTSPSPSDPTINTISVDHSSMGPSYPSQRSEVLPLPSRSEVVPATVATFPLAPSVGKGHSTITSIIPHNSSGSSNISPRASLIRKSSPNPATHPLVAHSPTSPESPGLKETPVSSVGTTPLVMTNPSTMSTASIEVAVCVSPVSSGLKDSKEQTSPTALVMTTLAPKDLPTQVATTLGTLVPPLPDPEDLKKVPTSVLVKFPTQKDLPAIPTTSISPAQAGLPTKKDPTVPQLTLAAPKNSPCPQNTSSLEMSPEGAPAKKSLAGPLPLGKLGSPTPSPLGVNSPASVISANPYASPDPQSLKSSLTTTVEAAFPLESADPAGVAPATVKGTSTLSTTATSFLEGTASLASKNHPVKSTNTLTTLPLIATDSESCPMATTTLALASEIPRSVPSPSLPPAGTPSGAKKIDGIFHTSALASVTSSLEEYPTEDSGASGTASSRGTLADLAESSSSLGISVFPQTKRPPTKEVSAFPDASIGNLSSLNCPVAGSFLPVTSLYFQSPKDSPTKKNPLTPTSPQGAPTPSSVTPPSPKEGPAMPSSKRAPISPTVTPLSPTVGLTTPAVIPLSPKEAPAIPVPKEGPVTKSSKGEPTPPATSVPKGGPATPSSKEDPPVVTPPSIKVSAPKGGPATPSSKGEPTPPAVTPPCPKEAPAPKGSLVISSSKGEPTPTVVTSPPHRKTPAQPAPKGDPATPSSKGEPSSPVVTPPSPRKTPAPKRGLAAPSSREDPTPPVVTPPSKNTPAPKGGPATPSSKGEPIHPTVTPPSPQKTSASPVPKGDSAISSSKGAPTPPVVTPPSPKKTPATSVPRGGPDTPSSKEDPTPPVVTPPSIKALAPKGGPATLSSRGEPTPPAVTPLSPQKTPATSVPKGGPATPSSKKDPTPPVMTPPSIKAPAPKGGPATPTKGEPTPPAVTPLSPQKTPATSVPKGGPATPSSKKDPTPPVMTPPSIKAPAPKGGPATPSKGEPTPPAVTPPSPKKAAASPGPKGDSATPSFKGEPTSPVMTLPSPQKTPAISAPKRGSATPSSKEEPSSPMVTPSSPTKTPAPKRGPATPSSREDPTPPVATPPSKKAAAHKGDPATQSKGEPTPPVVTPPSPRQALAPKGGQATPSSKGDPTPPVMTPPSPPKAPATPVPKGRSVTPSPKKAPAPKGGPVTLSFKGEPLPPIVTPPSSEKAPATSALKGGPATPSSKEDTTPLVMTSHSKKASAPKGGQATPSKGEPTLPAVTPPSAKEAPAPKGGSTTLSSKGDPTPPIVTPSPKKAPAPKGGSVNPSFKGDPSLSAVSTISPKGTSTPPAMTPPSPKKAPGSPSSIGDLTAPAVTPSPKKVPASIRDPTTPSKGDPSTPTVIPPSPKEFPAPRETPVNPSSKGDLTTPVTPYPQKVPAPIGDSTTPSKEDPSPPTMIPPSPKEFPARQESPSLGLTPSSKGALTPLAVIPPSSKEAQATPALKGASTPPVMTPPKKIPSPKGTSSKEAPTPPALTPISHKGAPSSKEGHIPSAMTYPSPKGIRASLSPKEAPISPLVTSFSSKDPPTSSASVTCTLGSVAPQASKALPSKGPAAVKEALIAPAPTQKGAQAKKSAPLSPVCPDPSTKNGSRGPLSTVAPAPLLIVPAQKGSSKTAEALPVSPGKGKDSVHSPVGPLAPPESKASTPLAAAASENVFPKTGLPSVSPAPTPPASLPLTPTPVPPLLPKQQFLPSSTGLVLESSSKPLAPADEDELPPLIPPEPISGEVPFQSVLVNMPTPKPAGIPAPTLSGKQPVLKNNKGSGTESDSDESVPELEEQDSTQATTQQAQLAAAAEIDEEPVSKAKQSRSEKKARKAMSKLGLRQVTGVTRVTIRKSKNILFVITKPDVYKSPASDTYIVFGEAKIEDLSQQAQLAAAEKFKVQGEAVSNIQENTQTPTVQEESEEEEVDETGVEVKDIELVMSQANVSRAKAVRALKNNSNDIVNAIMELTM
- the NACA gene encoding nascent polypeptide-associated complex subunit alpha isoform X1, with amino-acid sequence MPGEATETVPATEQELPQPQAETAVLPVSSALSVTAALGQPLPTLPSPHSLTPQQSPLATANQPPPFPSPSAVAPNHSEIPFPQSSSGTALPLSNASDTPTFLPHLIGPPISPAALALASPMIAPTLKGAHSTSAPLALVALAPHSVQKSSAFPPNPLSSPPSVAVAESGSVISPSPPTVPSEQPSIHVPSQVVPDAEGTPSPPGRVSVVPSHLVTASFQSGVSSCPQTPPTPTTTLAITSLQVKGIPIPLTTSPQNSGCINLKEPVSLPAALSLSTQSMPIMTSSQKTVAPNILPIVSASLGSHLAPLQQSSFGSVQPLGQTSPSPSDPTINTISVDHSSMGPSYPSQRSEVLPLPSRSEVVPATVATFPLAPSVGKGHSTITSIIPHNSSGSSNISPRASLIRKSSPNPATHPLVAHSPTSPESPGLKETPVSSVGTTPLVMTNPSTMSTASIEVAVCVSPVSSGLKDSKEQTSPTALVMTTLAPKDLPTQVATTLGTLVPPLPDPEDLKKVPTSVLVKFPTQKDLPAIPTTSISPAQAGLPTKKDPTVPQLTLAAPKNSPCPQNTSSLEMSPEGAPAKKSLAGPLPLGKLGSPTPSPLGVNSPASVISANPYASPDPQSLKSSLTTTVEAAFPLESADPAGVAPATVKGTSTLSTTATSFLEGTASLASKNHPVKSTNTLTTLPLIATDSESCPMATTTLALASEIPRSVPSPSLPPAGTPSGAKKIDGIFHTSALASVTSSLEEYPTEDSGASGTASSRGTLADLAESSSSLGISVFPQTKRPPTKEVSAFPDASIGNLSSLNCPVAGSFLPVTSLYFQSPKDSPTKKNPLTPTSPQGAPTPSSVTPPSPKEGPAMPSSKRAPISPTVTPLSPTVGLTTPAVIPLSPKEAPAIPVPKEGPVTKSSKGEPTPPATSVPKGGPATPSSKEDPPVVTPPSIKVSAPKGGPATPSSKGEPTPPAVTPPCPKEAPAPKGSLVISSSKGEPTPTVVTSPPHRKTPAQPAPKGDPATPSSKGEPSSPVVTPPSPRKTPAPKRGLAAPSSREDPTPPVVTPPSKNTPAPKGGPATPSSKGEPIHPTVTPPSPQKTSASPVPKGDSAISSSKGAPTPPVVTPPSPKKTPATSVPRGGPDTPSSKEDPTPPVVTPPSIKALAPKGGPATLSSRGEPTPPAVTPLSPQKTPATSVPKGGPATPSSKKDPTPPVMTPPSIKAPAPKGGPATPTKGEPTPPAVTPLSPQKTPATSVPKGGPATPSSKKDPTPPVMTPPSIKAPAPKGGPATPSKGEPTPPAVTPPSPKKAAASPGPKGDSATPSFKGEPTSPVMTLPSPQKTPAISAPKRGSATPSSKEEPSSPMVTPSSPTKTPAPKRGPATPSSREDPTPPVATPPSKKAAAHKGDPATQSKGEPTPPVVTPPSPRQALAPKGGQATPSSKGDPTPPVMTPPSPPKAPATPVPKGRSVTPSPKKAPAPKGGPVTLSFKGEPLPPIVTPPSSEKAPATSALKGGPATPSSKEDTTPLVMTSHSKKASAPKGGQATPSKGEPTLPAVTPPSAKEAPAPKGGSTTLSSKGDPTPPIVTPSPKKAPAPKGGSVNPSFKGDPSLSAVSTISPKGTSTPPAMTPPSPKKAPGSPSSKGDPNPLAPKGGPITPSSIGDLTAPAVTPSPKKVPASIRDPTTPSKGDPSTPTVIPPSPKEFPAPRETPVNPSSKGDLTTPVTPYPQKVPAPIGDSTTPSKEDPSPPTMIPPSPKEFPARQESPSLGLTPSSKGALTPLAVIPPSSKEAQATPALKGASTPPVMTPPKKIPSPKGTSSKEAPTPPALTPISHKGAPSSKEGHIPSAMTYPSPKGIRASLSPKEAPISPLVTSFSSKDPPTSSASVTCTLGSVAPQASKALPSKGPAAVKEALIAPAPTQKGAQAKKSAPLSPVCPDPSTKNGSRGPLSTVAPAPLLIVPAQKGSSKTAEALPVSPGKGKDSVHSPVGPLAPPESKASTPLAAAASENVFPKTGLPSVSPAPTPPASLPLTPTPVPPLLPKQQFLPSSTGLVLESSSKPLAPADEDELPPLIPPEPISGEVPFQSVLVNMPTPKPAGIPAPTLSGKQPVLKNNKGSGTESDSDESVPELEEQDSTQATTQQAQLAAAAEIDEEPVSKAKQSRSEKKARKAMSKLGLRQVTGVTRVTIRKSKNILFVITKPDVYKSPASDTYIVFGEAKIEDLSQQAQLAAAEKFKVQGEAVSNIQENTQTPTVQEESEEEEVDETGVEVKDIELVMSQANVSRAKAVRALKNNSNDIVNAIMELTM